TCCTGGCGCATATCTGAAACAAAAGGGTCCTCACCCGGAGGCGATTCCACCGTCTCTGTCAAGTTGCCTCCTTTATATGGATAAAAATGGAATGGGAGCTCCAGACCTAACTGCTTCAGAATGTGACAAACACTAAAACTAGAAGTAATCTTAAACTTTGGGATTCTAAATTTACCCACTTCATTattgtttacaccataatgaaccgagcagtcCCAGCCACAAAGcaactagcaccaaggcaatcacgccttctcccacgccgaaggaagacacacttccaaGGTCGAAGCAGACCCAGCCACAAAGcaactagcaccaaggcaaccacgcaTTCTCCCacgccgaaggaagacacacttccgaggtgccagacacctgccgaagctcccaaatgccaaacctaatctccagaacacatgtcgccaccacaacggcttgcacaaagtcccacattggaactttgtgcaaagctcccactttcacttccctataaataaggaacagtacccaggtaaaaccaGAGACCATTCCCCTACTTTTACTGTCACTCTGCCAGATTTGCTACtcgtaactgacttaggcatcggagagccttcggccggcaccacaccggtgtccgaagcttaacggttgcttctcctctttttaccttctgcagGTCTTACCAATCCATTTCACCCAAGGGcttcagccctcttccctgctgaagacctagtacctctaatcactaagttggactcaaatagtggccgagctgacaggacccgacccaatttccactttggaattcgagccaagtcctgtgcgtgtccgataCCTgacaaatgtcgggcacaaatgaccttctTACCCTTctgacttcaatttctctttaaatttccttagatttctgccgaaaattcggcagaacctcccctgtatttttgatttatcccaaaattttcacctgtcaaataatctcagaaaccctaccaacagccagactaagtcaacaaacagattccaacctcaattccttatgttcaacatgatatcagagcattttctagggttttcaaggttgcaaggatcttctgcaaaactttaccttggcgcagaaactatgattggcccggtggtggatcccgcgtacttctacggcagatggtccgagctacttcgatccctcggaggtctccttttaaaattctgtcgggctcctgatacctcactcgactgatttggttgagaaacggaggagatcgAGCGGTTGGAAGTTCGGAtggcattcggacgaaccgtCGACTTCCATGGCAGATTCCGGCCGATTCCGACCACGGCAGCGGTGGAGGTGGGTAAGGAAACGTCGGCCGTCGTGTGCTGGTTTgtttggcaccggtctcggagatcAACTCCAAGCGAGGCGGCCGGTGCGACGTCGGGAAGGGAGGAAGGGCGCGGGCGAGGGCAgctgcgggaggagagagagagctgacgggggagaggagagagagtgatataaatatctgactttttgaccaaattaccattttgcccctcgcgtTTTTAAGACCATAACTTcctcgttacggctccgattcgggtctactccgtgtctacgaactcctttcgccgcgctctacgcaatggcgtaggcgaaattcccaaattcttttccgattaaaaagtcaaattttcccccattaaaatatgcgagggcaatttggtcatttcgctaaaagatattttccttacatttttagatattttctttctttttgatattttgttttgggttcttacaatctaccccccttataaaatttcgtcctcgaaatttgcATCTCTGTCCTTCCAGGAGGGGAGAAGAACTGCTCCTGCATTGGCTACTCGGGTTACTACACTGCACATCTCACTGAAAGCTAATTACTTTCTCTTCAAAAAATCTGGACTGCTTATTTTCTACACGTTCTGTAATCTTATTGGGTCCAATCTAGCTAGGATTTGGCTCCCTGACTTCCTTAAATCTCATTTCACCTTCCTCAGGTGATAATTATCGAGAATACTTATTTGAAAATCCTTCTTCCAATATATGCCTAACTCCTTGTCAATCCTGGATTACAACACTTCCAGATTTCGATAAACCTTACTTAGCATTCTTTCTTCGTACTTGGGTGCTCCATACTATGTCATCTATTGGAAACATCTAATTCAAGGAAATCCAATAATTGTCACTTAAGGCATATCCTCAAACCAgcattttttttacttaactCATTCTGAAACTGTAGTTCATTATGTCTCTCCATACTTTTGGCTACACCAGCCTTAAAACCATTTGCAATATTACCATCCTAGCTGGTTTCTCTACTACCACTAGCTCCAATTCGATGGCCTCCAAGCCTGCGGCCGTTTGATGTTGGAAAACTGTAATCACCACTGTAGTATCTCTCTTGATCTCTTCTTGAGTAAGATTATCTCCTTCCCAATACTGTGTACAGAGTGCACCCCATAGTCTGCCCCTTATCTGACTGGGACAGACATCACCACCAACTAA
This sequence is a window from Prunus dulcis unplaced genomic scaffold, ALMONDv2, whole genome shotgun sequence. Protein-coding genes within it:
- the LOC117613751 gene encoding serpin-ZXA-like; this encodes MIVNLIHESTEGVNTGVLQQYWEGDNLTQEEIKRDTTVVITVFQHQTAAGLEAIELELVVVEKPARMLGLELPFHFYPYKGGNLTETVESPPGEDPFVSDMRQEAFIEVNEEGTEAAAVTTFDLMDGSSLYKPKKVDFVADHPFLFFITEEMTGAVLFIWQLLNPLH